AGAGCTGCAACTGCGCCGCGGCGCCCGCGTCACCTACCTGCCCCAGGAGCCGGAGTTCCCCGAGGGCGCCACGGTGGCCTCCGAGCTGTCCGTGTCCCAGGGGCCGCTGAAGGAGACGCTGGCCGCGCACGCGGAGCTGGCGAAGCGGATGGAGTCCGCCCCGGCCGAGGAGCAGGAGAAGCTGATGGCGCAGTTCTCCGCCCTCAGCGACCGCATCGAGCAGATGGGCGGCTGGGACACCGAGCACCACGCGAAGACGCTGCTGGACCGGCTGGGCGTGAAGGACTGGGACCGGCCCGTGGCGCAGCTCTCCGGCGGCCTGCGCAAGCGCGTGGCCATTGCCCGCGCGCTGCTGACGCGGCCCGACCTGCTGCTGCTGGACGAGCCCACCAACCACCTGGACGCGGACACGGTGGACTGGCTGGAGGAGGAGCTGGACAAGCTGCCTGGGGCGCTGCTGCTCGTCACGCACGACCGGTACTTCCTGGACGGGCTGGTGGACCGCATCGTCGAAATCCAGCCGGGCGAAGGCGTGACGTCGTACCCCGGAAACTACCAGGCCTACGTGGAGCAGAAGCTGGTGGCGCAGGAGAACGCCGCGCTGGCCCAGCACAAGCGCGAGCGCTGGATTGCCCAGGAAGTGGCGTGGCTGCGCAAGGGCCCGGAGGCCCGGCGCACCAAGAGCAAGTCCCGCATCGAACGCGCGCAGAAGCTGATGGCGGAGAAGGGCTTCGAGCGCCCCAAGGTGGCCGACCTGCGCGTGGCGGCGGCGCCCCGGCTGGGTCACACCGTCATCGAGGCCGAGGGCGTGAAGAAGTCCTTCGGCGACCGCAAGGTGCTGGACGGCGTGGACTTCCGGCTCCAGCGCGGCGAGCGCGTGGGCCTGGTGGGGCCCAACGGCGTGGGCAAGACGACCTTCCTGCGCGTGCTGTTGGGCGAGGTGGCGCCCGACGGCGGCAAGCTCGTCATCGGGAAGAACACCAAGGTGGCGTACTACGACCAGAGCCGGGCGCAGCTCGACGTGGAGGCCACCGTGTACGAGTCGGCCTCGCAGGGCGAGGACTGGGTGGAGCTGGGGGATCAGAAGATCGCCCTGCGCGACTACCTGGACGACCTGCTCTTCCCCGTGCCCATGCAGCGCATGAAGGTGAAGGCGCTGTCGGGCGGCGAGCGCAACCGGCTGCTCTTGGCGCGCCTGTTCCTGGAAGGCGCCAACGTGCTGGTGCTGGACGAGCCCACCAACGATTTGGACATCGTCACCCTCAACATCCTGGAGCGGCTGCTCCTGGACTTCGGGGGCAGCACGCTGCTCGTCACGCACGACCGGTACTTCCTGGACAAGGTGGCCACCAGCATCCTCACCTTCGAGGGCGAAGGCCGCGTCACCCGGTACGAAGGCAACTACGCCATGTACCGGCGGTTGAAGGAGCAGTCGGACGAGAAGGCCGCCAGCGCCGCCGCGCCGAAGCCCGCACCCAAGCCGGAGGAAGCCCCCGCGGCGGCCCCCGCCAAGGCCGCGCGCAAGCCCGGGAAGCTCTCCTACAAGGACCAGCGCGAGCTGGACGGCATGGAGGCCACCATCGAGGTGGCCGAGTCCCGCAAGGCGGGCCTGGAGGCGCAGCTCGCGGACCCCGCTGTGTACAGCAACGGCCCCAAGGTGGCGGAGGTGCAGAAGGAGTTGGACGCCACCGCCGCCGAGGTGGACCGGCTGTACGCGCGGTGGCAAGAGTTGCAGGACCTGTCCTCCGGGGCATGACGGCTGTCACCTGAAGACAGGAATTGCCCATTCACAGCCATGTCTGTGAATGGGACTTCACCGCAAGCCAGGGAGAATCCGGACACGAACTCCGTCAAGACGGGGCGATGTTTGGAACCGCAATACTTGCGGAACGATGGGGAAATGGTGGCGCCCTTGCGCGGCGCGGCACGGCGTGAGACTCGTTCGATGCTTCGGGACTGTCGCACTCACGCCATGTCTCGTTTGGAGGCGTCGCCTTGCTGTTCCGGCCTGCGCTCGCGCTTGTCTCTGTGTTGTCTTCCCTGGTCCTGCTGAGCCCCGCGGAATCGCGAGCCCAGGGCCGAACGCTCCCCACCTTCAATCTGCAACGGCTGGAGTTCGACTCGGCCGCCCTGGGTTCGCTCGTCGTGGGAACGGGGCGCACGATGCCCCAGGGCGAGCTGCGCGTGGCGATGCAGGGCCACTACGAGCAGCTCCCCTTCCACTTCCAGCAGCGCTGGGAGCCGGGCAGCGGCATGGGCCTGGTGGAGAACCGCTTCACCATGGACATGACGCTCGCCTACGGCGTGCTGCCGTGGCTCCAGGTGGCGGCGGAGCTGCCCTTCATCGTCGGACAGGGCGGCAAGCAGCACCGCGAGTACCTCGCGCCGCAAGGCTCGGGCCTGGGCTCGCCGTGGGTGGGCATGCGGGCCGCGCTGCTGCGCCAGGACTTCGGCTTCCAGTTGGCGGCGGACGTCTCCGCGGCGCTCCCCATTGGCAGCGCGGCGTTGCTGGCCCGTGACGACTACGCCGTGCACCCCCGCATGCAGGTCGGCTTCATGGCGGAGACGTGGCAGGTGGGCGGCGAGGCCGGCGTGCTGCTGCGCAAGAAGCAGGAGCTGCACAGCGTGTCGGGCTACACCCAGGACCTCATCGGCAACGAGCTGCGCCTGGGCGCCACGGTGACGTCGCGGGCCGGCGAGAGCACGCGCGGCGAGGTCAGCGTGGTGGCGGGGATTCCTCTCCAGGGCGGGCGCGCGGCCGGCGAGCTGCTCATCGCCATCCGCAAGCACGCCCTGTCCTGGCTGGACCTCTACGTGCTGGGCGGGCCCGGCCTGGGCGCGGGGATGGACACGCCCACCTTCCGCTTCATCGCGGGCGCGTCGTTCTCCACGTTCAAGGTGGACTGAGACTACTTGGGCATCACGCCGAAGGCCTTCGCCATGGCGATGCCGATGCCCAGCAGGCTCTCTCCCGCGATGAAACCGGAGGAGATGGGCAGCACCGTCTCCTCCGCCAGCTTGGGCTTCGCGCGGCGCAGCAGCGCGGCGATGGCCGAGCCGAAGAAGAAGGCGATGGAGCTGGAGCCCGGAATCACGATGGCCAGCCCGAAGCCCGCGGGCGACGGCACGTAGGCCTTCGCCTTCGCGGGCGCCCAGCGCTCCAGCAGCACCAGGAAGATGCCCAGCATGGCGCCGCACAGCGCGCCCACGCGGGCCGAGTCCGGCAGCGCGGCCACGCCCGTGGCGAGCAGCTTCGACACGCCGGCCCACACCATGGACGCGGGCGCGGGGAACTCCTCGGAGCCCAGCATGCTGGCGTCCGGCACCAGGATGTTGAACACGGGCACCACCACCACCGCGCCGGCCACCACGCCGAAGAGCTGCGCGATGAACTGCTGGCGCGGGTTGGCGCCCAGCAGCCACCCCGACTTCAGGTCCGTGAGCAGGTCCGCGGAGTGGAGCCCCACGCCGCCCGTGGCGTTGGCGCTCATGACGTTGGCGGGGATGTTGCCCGGCGCCAGGCCGCCGAAGATGAGCTGCGTGACGGGGCCCAGCGCCTTGGTGGGCGTGGTGTCCGTCTCGCCCGTCACCCGGCTGGCGATGACGCCCATGACGACGGCCAGCGGCAAGGCCATGACGCCGGCCCACCACGGAATCTGGAAGAGGTAGGCCATCAGGAAGACGGCGATGGGGCCCAGAATCGCGAAGCCCAGCGGGAACCACGCGGGCGGACACTCGATGCCGGCCAGCGGATCCACCTCCTCATCCTTCGCGTTCTTCCCCCGGAAGAGTCCGGCCAGGGACTTGAACGAGCGCGCCACGCTCCGCCACTGGAAGGCGAAGGACAACAGGCCGGAGGACACCAGCACCGCCGAGCCCGTCCACACCATCCAGCTATTGATGGAGCGGTACGTCACCTCCGCGATGGCGCCCTGGGTCACCATGGCCGGCGCGAGGAAGCCGTAGGTGAGCACCGCGCCCAGCAGCATGGACCAGCCGGTGCGGAAGCTCACCAGCGCGCCCGCGCCCACCAGCAGCAGGCTGAAGTCGAAGGACAGCGACCACGCCGACGCCTTCTTCCCCAGCAGGGTGAACGGGAGGCTCACCTTCTCCGGGATGTTGGCCAGCCACGTGAAGCGCGCGTCGCGCAGCGTCACCAGCAGCGCGCCAATGCCCCCCGCGATGGCCAGCAGGCGCGACTTGCGGCGGGCCGTCTCGCCATGGCCGTGGAGCGCGCGGATGGTCTCCGCGGTGGCCGTGCCCGTGGGGAACGGCAGCGCCTCCACGTTGATGAGCTGGCGCTTGATGGGGATGGCGGCGAAAACGCCCATCGCGGAGATGACGGCGAACCAGACCATCAGCCAGCCCGCGGACGGCAGCGCGCCCGTCAGCATCAGCAGCGCGGGCACCGCGGCCATGTTGCCGCCGCCCGTCATGTAGCCGGCGGCGGAGGCCACCGAGCCCATGGCGTTGTTCTCCAGGTCGGTGAACTCCGCCTTCAGCACGCGCAGCGAGCGCAGCGTGCCGAACACCGCGAAGGCCAGGATGCAGGCGGTGATGGTGACGCCCAGGCTCCAGCCCGTCTTGAGGATGACGTAGAGGTTGGAGAGGCACATCACCGCGCCAATGAGCATGCCGGCGATGACGGCGCGGACGGTGAGCTGACGCACCCCGCCCTGGTAGACATGCTCCAGCCAGTAACGCTCCGGGTCCATCGCCGCGGAGGCACCCGCGTCACCGGGTGAGTCGGTCGGCTGGATGCGGAGGTTGCTGGGGCTGGGCGTCTGTGAGGGGGACTGGCTCATGGGGGGCGCGACGATAGTGCACACCCCTTCCCCTCGCGAGCACCGCGTGTGACGGGCGGGCCAACCTCCCAGGCTGGCCGCGCCGCGTCAGGGCAGCACGTCAGCCGTGCTCATGCCCGCCTGGCCCGTGGACATGGCCGTGCGTCAACTCTTCCTGCGTGGCCGCCCGGACGTCCTTCACCGTGACGTCGAAGTGCAGCGTCTTGCCAGCCAGCGGGTGGTTGAGGTCCACCACGATGCCGTCGTCACGCACCTCCTGGATGCGCAGGGGGATGTCACCCTGGTCGGTCTGGGCCATCAGCGTCTGGCCCGCCTGAGGGTTCATCCCCGGCGGCAGCATGTTCCGAGGCACCGTCCGGACGCCCGCCGGGTCGTGCTCGCCATAGCCCTGCCCCGGCGCCACCACCACCTGCTTGCTGTCCCCCTGCCCCATGCCCTCCAGGGCTCCCTCGAGCCCCGGAACAATCTGCCGGTGCCCATGCAGGTACGAGAGCGACTGCTCGGGAGCGCTCTGGTCGATGACCTGACCGTCTCCCAGGTGCAGCTTGTATTCGAGCGAGACGACGGAATCCTTGGCGACCCTCATGCGGGCTCCTTGGTTCGGACTGCGAGGAAACTGCGATTGCGGGGAAGGTGCGGCGGCGGAGGCCTGGCGTCATGAAGCGGGCGCATCCACGGCCCCTTCCTCGACCGGGCTGTCTGCCGGTTCGCCGCGCGCCACGTACACGGCGGCGGCCAGGTCGCCGGTGACGTTGAGCGTGGTGCGGCACATGTCCAGGAAGCGGTCCACGCCCAGGATGAGGCCCAGGCCCTCCACCGGAATCTTGAACATGCCCAGAATCATCGCGATGACGGGGATGGAGCCCGCGGGCACGCCGGCGGTGCCAATGCCCGCCAGGATGCAGATGAACATGATGAGCGCCTGGTCGGACAGGCTCAGCTCCACGCCGTAGACCTGGGCCAGGAAGAGCACCGTGACCCCTTCGAAAAGCGCGGTGCCGTTCTGGTTCATGGCCGAGCCCGCGGTCAGCACGAAGCGCGACACGTTGCGGGGCAGCTTCAGGTTCTCCTCGGCCACCTTGAGCGCGGTGGGCAGCGTGGCGCTGGAGGAGGACGTGGAGAACGCGGTGACGATGGCCAGCCGGCTGCTGCGGAAGAACTCGATGGGGCTGCGCCCGCCCAAAAAGCGCACCGACAGCGAGTAGACGATGAACATGTGGATGCCCAGCGCCAGCAGCACCGTGCCCATGTAGGCGGCGAGCTGTCCGAAGATGCCGAAGCCCAGCCGCGCCGTCATGGAGAACAGCAGCGCGGCCACGCCGATGGGCGCCAGCTTCAGCACGCCGTCGATGAGCTTCATCATCACGTCGTAGAGGCCCTGGATGGACTGCTGCAGGCGCTGCACGGGCTCGCCCTGCGTCAACGCCACGCCCATGCCGAAGATGAGCGAGAAGACGATGAGGCCGATGAAGTCTCCGTCCCCCGCCGCCTTGATGGGGTTGGTGGGCACCATGGACACGATGACCGCGCCAAACGACGACGCCCCCGGCGCCGCGGCGGCCTGGATGGTCATCCCGCCCTGG
This genomic window from Myxococcus hansupus contains:
- a CDS encoding ABC-F family ATP-binding cassette domain-containing protein — its product is MTLLRAANVQLSFGSRTVFQGLTFTIAEGERVGLVGVNGSGKSSLMKILAGAARADVGELQLRRGARVTYLPQEPEFPEGATVASELSVSQGPLKETLAAHAELAKRMESAPAEEQEKLMAQFSALSDRIEQMGGWDTEHHAKTLLDRLGVKDWDRPVAQLSGGLRKRVAIARALLTRPDLLLLDEPTNHLDADTVDWLEEELDKLPGALLLVTHDRYFLDGLVDRIVEIQPGEGVTSYPGNYQAYVEQKLVAQENAALAQHKRERWIAQEVAWLRKGPEARRTKSKSRIERAQKLMAEKGFERPKVADLRVAAAPRLGHTVIEAEGVKKSFGDRKVLDGVDFRLQRGERVGLVGPNGVGKTTFLRVLLGEVAPDGGKLVIGKNTKVAYYDQSRAQLDVEATVYESASQGEDWVELGDQKIALRDYLDDLLFPVPMQRMKVKALSGGERNRLLLARLFLEGANVLVLDEPTNDLDIVTLNILERLLLDFGGSTLLVTHDRYFLDKVATSILTFEGEGRVTRYEGNYAMYRRLKEQSDEKAASAAAPKPAPKPEEAPAAAPAKAARKPGKLSYKDQRELDGMEATIEVAESRKAGLEAQLADPAVYSNGPKVAEVQKELDATAAEVDRLYARWQELQDLSSGA
- a CDS encoding OPT family oligopeptide transporter, whose translation is MSQSPSQTPSPSNLRIQPTDSPGDAGASAAMDPERYWLEHVYQGGVRQLTVRAVIAGMLIGAVMCLSNLYVILKTGWSLGVTITACILAFAVFGTLRSLRVLKAEFTDLENNAMGSVASAAGYMTGGGNMAAVPALLMLTGALPSAGWLMVWFAVISAMGVFAAIPIKRQLINVEALPFPTGTATAETIRALHGHGETARRKSRLLAIAGGIGALLVTLRDARFTWLANIPEKVSLPFTLLGKKASAWSLSFDFSLLLVGAGALVSFRTGWSMLLGAVLTYGFLAPAMVTQGAIAEVTYRSINSWMVWTGSAVLVSSGLLSFAFQWRSVARSFKSLAGLFRGKNAKDEEVDPLAGIECPPAWFPLGFAILGPIAVFLMAYLFQIPWWAGVMALPLAVVMGVIASRVTGETDTTPTKALGPVTQLIFGGLAPGNIPANVMSANATGGVGLHSADLLTDLKSGWLLGANPRQQFIAQLFGVVAGAVVVVPVFNILVPDASMLGSEEFPAPASMVWAGVSKLLATGVAALPDSARVGALCGAMLGIFLVLLERWAPAKAKAYVPSPAGFGLAIVIPGSSSIAFFFGSAIAALLRRAKPKLAEETVLPISSGFIAGESLLGIGIAMAKAFGVMPK
- a CDS encoding FKBP-type peptidyl-prolyl cis-trans isomerase; amino-acid sequence: MRVAKDSVVSLEYKLHLGDGQVIDQSAPEQSLSYLHGHRQIVPGLEGALEGMGQGDSKQVVVAPGQGYGEHDPAGVRTVPRNMLPPGMNPQAGQTLMAQTDQGDIPLRIQEVRDDGIVVDLNHPLAGKTLHFDVTVKDVRAATQEELTHGHVHGPGGHEHG
- a CDS encoding dicarboxylate/amino acid:cation symporter — translated: MKAHQKMLVGIAAGAVAGLVANAVAGDAAWLAFLVDNVASPLGQIFIRLLLMLVVPLLFSAIVVAVSELDLRQVGRLGVRTLGYTVVLSSISVLIGLVLVNTLEPGAGLSDEARALAQGGMTIQAAAAPGASSFGAVIVSMVPTNPIKAAGDGDFIGLIVFSLIFGMGVALTQGEPVQRLQQSIQGLYDVMMKLIDGVLKLAPIGVAALLFSMTARLGFGIFGQLAAYMGTVLLALGIHMFIVYSLSVRFLGGRSPIEFFRSSRLAIVTAFSTSSSSATLPTALKVAEENLKLPRNVSRFVLTAGSAMNQNGTALFEGVTVLFLAQVYGVELSLSDQALIMFICILAGIGTAGVPAGSIPVIAMILGMFKIPVEGLGLILGVDRFLDMCRTTLNVTGDLAAAVYVARGEPADSPVEEGAVDAPAS